actatttttatttttgtatgtaGTAATATTTCTGCCAACTTTTAATGGAGTAGTTTACGTTAAAATCCAATAGGttgataaaatgttaaataatgaCGTGGAACTTTGACTTGGAAAATCAAAGTTGGGAGAAGGTTTGGAGTTATAAGAAGCACGAGCATTATCAAAAAGTGTTATATGTGAGTTGTTCTTTCCCAACGCTGACCACGCAAGGATACACATACGTATCTTGGTCCATACAAACACCTCagcaaacacacacacacacatatagaCCTATATATATCTTCCCCTTCATGTCCTATGAACACAAACATTTCAGAGCAACGGTTGATAGGttaacacacaaacacacataaatgCCGAGTTACATTTCCTTCATCGTGTTGCTCTAcatatttcttttatctttttctccCCAAACGACCTTTGTCAATGCATCTAGACCATTATGGGTATCCAATAAGTCAGGCCACACGAGCTTGAATACATTTTACACAAGCGGTAGTGAGCAAGGCAAACTTCACGATGGAGCGATGAATGATTGTCTGCCAAAGGGATTTCGCTTCAACTCTGCTCCTAGCCGCTACATAAACAGCCATGCTTTAGGTTCAACACTATGTTCTACAACAACTAAAGCCATTCATAAgccataaaataattaataaaggCTCTAGGCATCTcatgaatttatatatttcacCTTTGCTTGGGTTTAGTTCTTGAATAACCCATGTATGTATTCCTTAATTTGTTGTTGTGCttgtattattgtatatataatattatcaaGCAGTACTGTCACATagaacatatatgaaaaaaaattatactgtTGTTTCTTTTAAGCGTTTTCTTGCGAATATGTATATGGTTTTATGGTCCCACATTTTGATAATTCTGCTCTCATTAAGACGTATGCAAGAACCTTAATTGGGAGATGCATGAATCCAGCTGAGCAAGAGATGCCGGCGCTGTTGCAGAACATCCCAAAGATTTGGAAGCTGGAGGATCGTGTGGTGGGCACAGATTTGGGTCACGGGAAGTTCCAGTTTGATTTTCAGACGGAGGAAGAGATCGAAGCCGTGCTGAAGCTGCAACCATATCATTTCGATTACTGGATGCTGGCGATTGCAAGGTGGCAGCCTAGGAAGTCACAGTTGTTTCCGTCCGAGATTCCATTTTGGGTTCGGGTGCGAGGTGTTCCAATGGAGTTCAAGACGCTCCCCACTTTCGAGAGCATTGGTGGTGCCCTTGGGAGATTAATATCCGTGGATCTTGAGCTCTCAAGAGTTCACGTAGTAGTGGATGGGTTTCAACAACTCTGTTTGGAGACCACTGTGGATTTTAAAGGAGGAGAGTTTTATGATGGGGAGGAAGTGACGATCACTCTACGGTATGAGAAGCTGTTTGGATTTTGCTCAATCTGTGCTAGTTTGTGCCACAAGGATGAGAAGTGTCCTCTTGCTCCACCAGCGGTGAAGCAGAGTCCggagaagaaaagagagaagagagatggTAATAGCGGGTGGTTTGAAGGTGGCAAGCACGAGGAGAGGGCCAGGAGTTACAAGGGTGTTGTCATAAACGGGAATGCCGGAAACCAGCAGAAGGAAAGAGATGGGAGAGAGTATTATGGTAAGGGTAAAGGAAAGATGGTGGAAGAGAATGATAACAAATGGAGGCGTGTAGCTGAGAAAGGGAACAAGAACTCAATTAATAATCGGGGAACTTACAGAGGGGATGGAGAGGGGTCTAGGCAGAGAATGCCACGTAGGGAGGACGAAAGAGGAGTTGCTCAGGAGGAAAGGAGTAGGGGCATACCTGGAAAAGCAACTGGACAAGCAGGAGATCAACTGGTAAAGAGAGGACCTTGCGTGGAGGAACGGGAGGAGGGGGAACTACAATGTTCGGAAGCTAAAGTGGGCAAAGATAATAAGCTAGTTCAGATAGTCCAACAGGAGGCACCTTCCCTTGAGTTCCAAGAGGAGCTTGCTAAGACTCAAGCTATAGGAGCAGCTGTCATCTCGGATCCAATGGACACTGAGAATGGACTACAAGCAGTGAATAGTTTGATAGGCAATGTCAATGAGGTTGAGGATGGTGGGGATACGTATCGGATCATGGATATGGATGAGATAAGGGCGGTTTTCTTAGAGCATGGTGTGGACATGGACGCGGCTGATCTTGAGGAATGTTCTGAAGGGGAGATGGCTGAAGCATTGAGAGAGTTAGAGCAGGCAAGTGGAGAGGACAACCGCGAGGTTGAACAAGTGACTAATGTTGAAGCTGAAAAGGATATGGCTGATGGGGATGTGGGAAAGAAAAATGGATCTCGCAAGAGGTTGTTCAAGCCGACGATAAGCACTGCAGCTAGTACAAAGATGAGACTTGCCAAGGCTTTGGTCTCCCCACGCAAAAGGGCTGTAGGTAAAACTGGAACTCGCCATGGTGAACCTGGTAAGCAGATGGAGAATAAGGGCCCCTCAATCCCGAAGCTGGGACCTCCTAAACCATAATTTTATGGATCAGAGTATAAGAAAGAAAAGGAGAGAGCAGGGGATGGCTCGTGGTGGTAGTGGTATTGGTTTTTTATTAAGTTCTATGAGTATTATCATAGTCAGTATAAGGGTTATGGGTTTTATTATTGTCAtggtttcttatatttttatgattgtCAGTTCAGTTTTCAGTTTGAATACCTATTGGAATAAAAGTTGGTTATGTTGGATTTTGGTTTCATGGTTTCTGACCTCATGGTATGAAGTATTCTCCTTGGCTGGTTTCGTTTATTATCGAGTGTATGGATCACAGGAGAATAAAGGTTTACAATATGAGGTTCCTTGTATGGAACTATGTGTGATTGTTACTAAGGCACTTTGGTTTCTTCACGTAGCAGCAAATGCTAATGTGCtgtatttctttgttttttgtcTTTGGTACAGGAAAAGTACGTTCGTACTATGGATGGGAGTTAGGAAGCGAGTTGGTTCCCTGCAGAAAGCGGGTCTGAAGGCAATGTTTGGGTCTTCCTTTGGCGCAAATTTGTTGGTTTTTGGAATGGTTTATTGGTTTGGAAACCGGGATGAGGAATTCAGAATCTTTTTCTGGATGCGATTACTCTGTTGGGTCTCATTAAACCCAGTATGGAGAGTCTTTTCTGCGCAGAAAATGGGTTTATGCCGCGAAGGTAGATTGGGATTGATGGTTTTAAATAAGGTTAGGAGACGTTTGACTTTGTCTTATGAGATGGAGCTGTGGAACAAGGTACATAAAGTAGGAAAATTATACGTCCGGAGAGGAATATATGGAGTCCATTTGCCAAGAAAAATCATCTCGATGGCTTTCACAATATTACATTTTTGTCGTGTACTGGAATATATGTATTTGAGCTATATGGGATTTAATAAAGGATATATGGGATTTATACAAGCTGGAAATTATCTTTTAGTATGGTATAATAAAAGGAATGGTATATTAGATTTTGTTTCTCTCGGAACGATGGAGATATTGGATTGGCAAATACATGAATTTGTTCATGCCACAGTTTGGAAAATTGGTATGGAATTATTGTATGACAAGGTCACGCATAAGGATAAGGTTTGGGTCGAGAATTTTGGGTCTCATTATTCCCATCAATTTGGCTTCATGAAGCATATAACAATCATTTTTAATGAGAGTACTCAGTTGGAATTGTAGAGGAATGGGTAGCAAATGGACAATAAGTTATTTACGGGAAATAAGACATAAGCATAAacctgattttctttttttatcagaaacgaaagaagagaaagagttCGTTCAGAATTTTCAGGCCCATTTGGGTTTCGATAATTTGGTCACAGTGGATCCAATGGGAAGAAGTGGTGGATTAGCACTTTACTATAACAATGATTATCCAGTAAAAGTGCTATATTCTAGTAACCGAATGATAGATGTGGAAACCGAGGTTATGGGGAAAACGACTTATATCACTTTTGTGTATGGTGATCCAAATCAACAAATGAGGGACCATGTATGGGAGCGCTTAACTAGATATGGAATTTCACGATCAGAACCATGGTTTGTTATTGGAGATCTAAATGAGATCACAGGAAACCATGAAAAAGATGGAGGAGCTTTAAGAAATGCGGATTCTTTTAttccttttaataatatgatcaGAAATAGTGGGTTACTGGAATTTCCGGCGAGGGGTAATAAAATGTCATGGCAAgggagaagaggaaaagggaaaGGGGCAGTGATGGTTCGGTGCCGGCTGGATCGCGCCTTGGCAAATGAAGAATGGCATACTTTATTCCCATGCTCTTATACagaatatttaaaaatggtGGCATCGGATCATCGACCAGTGGTAGCTTATTTAGAAGATAAAGTTACTAGAAGAAAAGGGCAATTTCGATTTGATCAGAGATGGGTTGGAAGAGATGGTTTCATGGAGTCCATATCAATGGGATGGTCGGATCCTAGGGAAGATAGAACTGAGGGTCCAGGGAAGAGTTTTGTGGcaaaaattagtaattgtcGTCATGAAATTGCTAAATGACGGAAAAATAATCCACCttatggaaaagaaaaaataaatgaattacaGCAAGCTCTGGAGGAGGTACAGACAGATAACACAAGGACTCAAGAAGATATAATGGAAGTGTCTAGGAAATTACAAGAGGCTTATAGGGATGAAGAAGAGTATTGGCACCAAAAAAGTAGGAATATGTGGCACTCATCTGGAGATCTCAACACAAAATTCTATCATGCTTTAACTAAACAGCGACGGATACGAAACAGGATTGTTGGGTTACATGATGCAGATGGGAATTGGATTACCGAGGAAAATGGGGTAGAAAGGGTGGCTGTTAGTTATTTTGAGGATTTATTTACCTCTTCTTCACCTACAGAGTTTGATGATTTTCTGATGGAAATTCCTTCGACTATCACCCCTCAAATAAATCAACGTTTGTTGAGATTAGCTACGGAGGAGGAGGTTAAGGAGGCTCTTTTTATGATGCACCCAGAAAAGACACCTGGACCGGACGGTATGACAGCATTATTCTTCCAACACTCCTGGCACATTATTAAGGCAGATTTGGTGGAGCTGGTGAACGAATTTTTGGTTTCCGGAGAAATGGATGCTagattaaatattactaatatttgtatgattccaaaaacggagagacctacaaggatgacggaaTTGAGACCAATAAGTCTTTGTAATGTGGGATACAAGATTATTTCAAAGGTTTTATGTCAGAGATTGAAATTATATCTTCCCAGGCTCATCTCAGAAACTCAATCGGCGTTTGTAGCTGGAAGGTTGATttcggataatattcttatagcgcAGTAAATGTTTCATGGGCTGCGAACCAATAAAGCATGCAAAGGAAAGTATATGGCAataaaaacggatatgagtaaagcatatgatagAGTGGAATGGGATTTTATTAAAGCTTTACTTCGAAAGATGGGTTTTGATTCTCACTGGATCAAGTTAATGATGGAATGTATAACTTCAGTTCAATATCGGGTTCTACTAAATGGACAACCGCGCGGTCTCATTGCTCCACATAGAGGATTACGTCAGGGGATCCTCTGTCTCCCTACTTATTTATTCTTTGCACAGAGGCTTTGATCGCAAATATACGAAAGGCAGAGGCAGAGAAACGGCTAACGGGAATGAAGGTGGCAAGAGCATGTCCATCAATATCTCATTTGCTTTTTGCGGATGacagtcttttcttttgtaaggctCAAAAAGAAGAATATCAAACCATTCTTAGGATATTAACGGAATATGAACAGGTATCTGGTCAGCTTA
The nucleotide sequence above comes from Brassica napus cultivar Da-Ae chromosome A9, Da-Ae, whole genome shotgun sequence. Encoded proteins:
- the BNAA09G34660D gene encoding uncharacterized protein BNAA09G34660D, whose product is MVPHFDNSALIKTYARTLIGRCMNPAEQEMPALLQNIPKIWKLEDRVVGTDLGHGKFQFDFQTEEEIEAVLKLQPYHFDYWMLAIARWQPRKSQLFPSEIPFWVRVRGVPMEFKTLPTFESIGGALGRLISVDLELSRVHVVVDGFQQLCLETTVDFKGGEFYDGEEVTITLRYEKLFGFCSICASLCHKDEKCPLAPPAVKQSPEKKREKRDGNSGWFEGGKHEERARSYKGVVINGNAGNQQKERDGREYYGKGKGKMVEENDNKWRRVAEKGNKNSINNRGTYRGDGEGSRQRMPRREDERGVAQEERSRGIPGKATGQAGDQLVKRGPCVEEREEGELQCSEAKVGKDNKLVQIVQQEAPSLEFQEELAKTQAIGAAVISDPMDTENGLQAVNSLIGNVNEVEDGGDTYRIMDMDEIRAVFLEHGVDMDAADLEECSEGEMAEALRELEQASGEDNREVEQVTNVEAEKDMADGDVGKKNGSRKRLFKPTISTAASTKMRLAKALVSPRKRAVGKTGTRHGEPGKQMENKGPSIPKLGPPKP